One Phaseolus vulgaris cultivar G19833 chromosome 4, P. vulgaris v2.0, whole genome shotgun sequence DNA window includes the following coding sequences:
- the LOC137838510 gene encoding uncharacterized protein yields MWEPLTAKLKTIAEDIPAIITRAVESSTRRLQDDLFNLKTDNSTMRLEVEKLSANLTLAEMEHSRVEDAMSTEIRLARQEATDLRRKIHDLAQEKVELESKIVPLRTKASDLEAHIQAGAAEVQKLEQRSIDREKLLGQVEKARDDAMADLTEANKEKGKVAAELAQAQTETKKVTDDLLHAQETNEQLRKQVEELEQ; encoded by the coding sequence atgtgggaaccccTAACCGCCAAGTTGaaaaccattgcagaggatatccccgcgatcataacgagggctgtggagagctccaccaggaggcttcaagatgatctcttcaacctcaagaccgacAATAGCACTATGAggctcgaggtggagaagttgtctgccaatctgacgctcgcggagatggaacactcccgagtagaagacgcgatgagcaccgagATCAGATTGGCGCGCcaggaggccactgaccttcgccgcaaaattcatgatcttgcccaagagaaagtcgagctagaaagcaagatcgtgcctcttcgcaccaaggcgagcgacctggaggctcacattcaagctggtGCCGCTgaggtacaaaaactggagcaaaggtcaatcgatcgcgagaagctacttgggcaagtagaaaaagcgagggacgacgccatggctgatctcaccgaggcaaacaaggaaaaagggaaggtggctgccgagttggcccaagctcaaacggaaACCAAGAAGGtcactgacgaccttctccatgctcaagaaaccaacgaacaactccgaaaacaggttgaagagctggagcagtag